CAGTGGAACGCTGATCTCCACAGTACCCCGGGACATGGCTGAGGAGGCAGTTAAAACCCTGAGGCAGAGAGGTATTGAGGCAAGCATCATAGGCAGGGTATTGGGGAGGGGGTATGGAGCCTATATAGTTAGGAAAGGTGGATATAGAGAGCCTATCCCAAGGCAGGTTATAGACGAGATCTACAGAGTCCCCGAGATACTGGGTAAGCTATAATAGTCATATGATGAAGGCCTCTCCAAGGATAAATAGATTTAGAATGCTATTCACCAGCAACCCTCACATTCCTTATAAGCACGGATGGTGAGGAAACCCTATATCTATGCTCAACCTCCTTGCCAATGAGGGTGAGACCCTTTTCAAGAACCTCGTAGAAGTTTGCAGAGATAACACCCCCGTTCACAGCCCCTCTGATCTCTCCGTTCTCAATTAGATAGGCATTTGTTATTGTAGCATTTAGATTCCCGTTAACGGGGTTTGAGAGCCACTCACCTATGGTTGTGAGCACATATAACCCGCTCTTCGTGCTACTTATCATCTCATCTAGACTCGAATCCCCCGGAGCTATTACTAGGTGGTTAGGCCCTGGAGAGGGTGGGGATGAATATATTCTCCAAGCATTCCCCGTAGAACCTCTATTCTCAGCCTTAGCTGTATAGCTATCATATAGATAGCTCTTTAGAACCCCCTTCTCAACTATAGCCGTCCTCGTAGTTGGATGCCCCTCGTCATCGAAGCTTCTAGATCCTAGGAGGCTTGGCTCTAAACCCTCGTCATAGATTGAGAGACCCTCAGAAGCTATTGCTTTTCCTAGCTTTCTAGCTAGAGGCGATCTGCCTCTCTGCACGGAGAGGGCTGAGATTGCTGGTGATAGCATTGTATTTATAAAGGATCCGAAGACTCCTGGGGCTAGGATGAGGTCGTAGACGCCGTTCCTAGTATGCTGAGATCTTGTGAATGTAGATGCGATGGAACCAACACTTCTCCCAAGCTCCCTTGCCCCGAGATCCCTTATAGATCTCGAGGTTCTATAGTCTCCATATGATCCCTCCTCCCCAGCCTCCCTAGCCTTTGCATGGATATATATCCATGCGGCAGTCTCCTCCCTAGATATGGGGCCTCCATATGTGTTCATAACCTCTATATATACATAGCTTGCAGAGGCCCAACCCCTAACAGGCTTAACACCCCCTGGGACTTCTAGAACACCTGCTATGGCTTCTGAGGCTATCTCAGCCAATCCCTCTGCCTCTATGCTCTTAACCTCCTTATCCATATACCCAGCTTGTGAGGAAGATCCTAGCTTTTCGTTGAAGCCCCTCCAATTGGGATCCTCTGGAATGGATCTCGCTATCGAGATCGCGTTCTCCAGAGCCTCCTCAACCCCCCTAGGGCTTAGATCCTGGGTGCCCACCACAGC
This window of the Sulfolobales archaeon genome carries:
- a CDS encoding metallopeptidase TldD-related protein, translated to AVVGTQDLSPRGVEEALENAISIARSIPEDPNWRGFNEKLGSSSQAGYMDKEVKSIEAEGLAEIASEAIAGVLEVPGGVKPVRGWASASYVYIEVMNTYGGPISREETAAWIYIHAKAREAGEEGSYGDYRTSRSIRDLGARELGRSVGSIASTFTRSQHTRNGVYDLILAPGVFGSFINTMLSPAISALSVQRGRSPLARKLGKAIASEGLSIYDEGLEPSLLGSRSFDDEGHPTTRTAIVEKGVLKSYLYDSYTAKAENRGSTGNAWRIYSSPPSPGPNHLVIAPGDSSLDEMISSTKSGLYVLTTIGEWLSNPVNGNLNATITNAYLIENGEIRGAVNGGVISANFYEVLEKGLTLIGKEVEHRYRVSSPSVLIRNVRVAGE